A single window of Arcobacter venerupis DNA harbors:
- a CDS encoding sensor histidine kinase — MANYKNIPISLKIGFTFFSLALVLLAILFILLIPRIEKEQYNNAILQTEKMVLLTKTQIDLVVDYFEEYGLFEKSESTKEIVNLIDKIKTNVNLDKNYVQQNIKNDLINLSKEFNCNIDLFENNTNILSLKNKRVNNKFDFQKFNYDTWNKIDTIKTFCPHPTYYTFKTKIKKQELQLSCSSYFSNNYKNIEQDVKKIVQEGFSLTENIHKGKIYMMWINNQIEAEELYKSLDTIDNENNKNFCVSKISNYRLPKSGELTIKDILDVENIKNIKHKIDDKTTLTWISKIYKKDNQSFVFILSAFEDDFKNNINSPIITILPISILALLISIVFGYFLLKKWIKNIDILSNTAKQICLGKLNLRSEVKGNDDIGILGVAFDSMLDKLEDNIKNLDSEVENRTVELSNLLKSKEILLKEIHHRVKNNLALTINLIKLQKFKIEDLNTRNALSNIENRIYTMALLHTKLYESQNIDSINFKNYVEQLVEDIKSTFEDNHEIQILLQVDEIFLNIDYALPCGLIINEALTNCFKYAFPDKKGLISLKFKFLNNQCILEIIDNGIGLKEDFQIEETDTLGLNLINSIATIQLNGKLNIVNSKGTQLSITFNL; from the coding sequence TTGGCAAATTATAAAAACATTCCCATTAGCTTAAAAATTGGTTTTACTTTTTTTTCATTGGCTTTAGTATTATTAGCAATTTTATTCATTTTGCTAATCCCCCGAATTGAAAAAGAACAATATAATAATGCTATTTTACAAACTGAAAAAATGGTACTTCTTACAAAAACCCAAATTGATTTAGTAGTTGATTATTTTGAAGAATATGGTTTATTCGAAAAAAGTGAATCAACTAAAGAAATAGTTAACTTAATTGATAAAATAAAAACCAATGTAAATCTTGATAAAAATTACGTTCAACAAAATATAAAAAATGATTTAATAAATCTTAGTAAAGAATTTAATTGTAATATAGATTTATTTGAAAATAATACAAATATATTATCCTTAAAAAATAAAAGAGTAAATAACAAATTTGATTTTCAAAAATTTAATTATGATACTTGGAACAAGATTGATACTATAAAAACTTTTTGTCCACATCCAACTTATTACACTTTTAAAACAAAAATTAAAAAACAAGAATTACAACTCTCTTGTAGCTCATATTTTAGTAATAATTATAAAAATATTGAACAAGATGTAAAAAAAATCGTTCAAGAAGGGTTTTCATTAACTGAAAATATTCACAAAGGTAAAATCTATATGATGTGGATAAATAATCAAATAGAAGCAGAAGAATTATATAAATCCCTTGATACAATAGATAATGAAAACAATAAAAATTTTTGTGTGAGTAAAATTTCAAATTATAGATTACCAAAAAGTGGAGAATTAACTATAAAAGATATTTTGGATGTTGAAAACATAAAAAATATTAAACATAAGATAGATGATAAAACTACATTAACTTGGATTAGTAAAATCTATAAAAAAGATAATCAAAGTTTTGTTTTTATTTTAAGTGCCTTTGAAGATGATTTTAAAAACAATATAAATAGCCCAATAATAACTATATTACCAATATCAATTTTAGCCCTATTAATTTCAATAGTATTTGGTTATTTTCTTCTTAAAAAATGGATAAAAAATATAGATATATTATCAAATACTGCAAAACAAATTTGTTTAGGAAAACTAAATTTAAGAAGTGAAGTAAAAGGAAATGATGATATAGGAATACTTGGAGTAGCTTTTGATTCAATGCTTGATAAGCTTGAAGATAATATAAAAAATTTAGATTCAGAAGTAGAAAATAGAACTGTTGAACTCTCAAATTTATTAAAATCAAAAGAAATACTTTTAAAAGAGATTCATCATAGAGTAAAAAATAATCTTGCATTAACAATCAATTTAATTAAACTACAAAAATTCAAAATAGAAGATCTAAATACAAGAAATGCTCTTTCTAATATTGAAAATAGAATATATACAATGGCTTTACTTCATACAAAATTATATGAATCGCAAAATATTGACTCAATAAATTTTAAAAATTATGTAGAACAATTAGTTGAAGATATAAAATCAACTTTTGAGGATAATCATGAAATTCAAATTCTTTTACAAGTAGATGAAATCTTTTTAAATATAGATTATGCCTTGCCTTGTGGATTAATAATAAATGAAGCTTTAACAAATTGTTTTAAATACGCATTTCCTGATAAAAAAGGTCTTATTTCATTAAAGTTTAAATTCTTAAATAACCAATGCATTTTAGAAATAATTGATAATGGAATAGGATTAAAAGAAGATTTTCAAATAGAAGAAACAGATACTCTTGGATTAAATTTAATTAATTCAATAGCAACTATTCAACTAAATGGGAAGCTAAATATTGTTAATTCAAAAGGAACTCAATTATCTATTACTTTTAATTTATAA
- a CDS encoding response regulator → MSKNHLKDISILIIEDEAVLALGLKYTLKSFGYSVSGIENSMSGTINHLNNCIPDLALVDIKLKNSSCGIEIAKFLWQTRKIPIIFLTSYSDEKTIEKTLSCEPYGYLIKPCKDKELHTTIRTSLNKHNYFFKNKEIFLNNDEFIFLENDFKFHKGKSILYKNNEPLKLTGNEIKLIELLSDYQKEVVSFERISSYIWRENLYDLGKLRTLIYRLKQKIGFEIIENIFESGYKLKVK, encoded by the coding sequence TTGTCTAAAAATCATCTAAAAGATATTTCAATTTTAATTATTGAAGACGAAGCTGTTTTGGCATTGGGATTAAAATATACTTTGAAAAGTTTTGGATATAGCGTTTCGGGAATTGAGAATTCAATGAGTGGAACAATTAATCATCTAAATAATTGCATTCCAGATTTAGCATTAGTTGACATAAAATTAAAGAACTCTTCTTGTGGCATTGAAATTGCCAAATTTTTATGGCAAACAAGAAAAATTCCAATTATTTTTCTAACTTCATATTCAGATGAGAAAACAATTGAAAAAACCTTATCTTGCGAACCTTACGGATATTTAATTAAGCCTTGCAAAGATAAAGAATTACATACAACAATACGAACATCACTTAATAAACATAACTATTTTTTTAAAAATAAAGAGATTTTTTTAAATAATGATGAATTCATATTTTTAGAAAATGATTTTAAATTTCATAAAGGAAAATCTATTCTTTATAAAAATAATGAACCTTTAAAATTAACAGGAAATGAAATAAAGCTAATTGAATTACTAAGTGATTATCAAAAAGAAGTAGTCTCGTTTGAACGAATAAGTAGTTATATTTGGAGAGAAAATTTATACGATTTAGGTAAATTAAGAACTCTAATTTACAGATTAAAACAAAAAATAGGATTTGAAATTATTGAAAATATTTTTGAATCAGGTTATAAATTAAAAGTTAAATAA
- a CDS encoding TonB-dependent receptor domain-containing protein yields the protein MKQKILLSSLTALVLMTNNLNAQETTEIEDVTVWETQVISSSLNLGENAIETKQADHLSDLLRDLPGVEVGGSHSINNRINMRGLQDEDLSITLDGAKIQNVNMFHHIGNLLINPDILKKADIQVGTNSVVSGSLGGSVAFETKDGKDMLDKGKDFGARVSSTYNSNNSLGGSITGYGKVSNDIDFLVYHNYLNKNNWKDGEGKKSFGSDGNIQNTLTKLGYNINDAQRISISYDTLTDEGDYFPRPDMGSNANAALTGAGKTFDTEYTRETITLKHELNLGDKLVLDTTVYSNENELERDENWVGGARSPRPDFIGTLKGEVKTVGLNTKAQSNIDVLTTLNTFTYGLTYDEQTSKVSWNGAKYGKDEEAKETAIFVEDAIDFDNGLVITPGVRYTNYKLDSSYGDINDNEFTYGLAGEYALSETVTLQASGTTLYKGVPMVDVLASDRTVMTESGDLKAETGLNKEVGFTYLNDNVLNADKVGFSFKYFRTDIKDVIQAWDGNTPIIFNNGDLELKGFEASFKFIKGDVSTLFALSKSDTEFSATQKASNYEQGDKVTIGIDYKITPLVDVSWNSIFVKGSGDGVDSLEKSGYGVHDASIKYIPEINKNLSVIAGIDNIFDKEYIAHTSRNDYSRGIFLGDYEPGRSYKVTLAYKF from the coding sequence ATGAAACAAAAAATATTATTAAGTTCATTAACTGCATTAGTTTTAATGACAAATAATTTAAATGCCCAAGAAACAACAGAAATTGAAGATGTTACAGTTTGGGAAACTCAAGTTATAAGTTCATCTTTAAACTTAGGTGAAAATGCAATTGAAACAAAACAAGCAGATCACTTAAGTGATTTATTAAGAGATTTACCAGGAGTTGAAGTTGGGGGAAGCCATTCAATTAATAATAGAATTAACATGAGAGGTTTACAAGATGAAGATTTAAGTATTACTCTTGATGGTGCAAAAATTCAAAATGTAAATATGTTTCACCACATTGGAAATTTACTTATTAATCCAGATATTCTAAAAAAAGCTGATATTCAAGTTGGGACAAACTCTGTTGTAAGTGGGAGTTTAGGTGGTTCTGTTGCTTTTGAAACAAAAGATGGGAAAGATATGCTTGATAAAGGAAAAGATTTTGGAGCAAGGGTCTCTTCAACTTATAATTCAAATAATAGTTTGGGTGGTTCGATAACAGGATATGGAAAAGTATCAAATGATATTGATTTTTTAGTTTATCATAACTATTTAAATAAAAATAATTGGAAAGATGGGGAAGGTAAAAAAAGTTTTGGTTCAGATGGAAATATTCAAAATACTTTAACTAAATTAGGATATAACATAAATGATGCCCAAAGAATTTCTATCTCTTATGATACTTTAACAGATGAAGGAGACTATTTCCCAAGACCTGATATGGGTTCAAATGCAAATGCTGCTTTAACAGGAGCTGGAAAAACTTTTGATACAGAATATACAAGAGAAACTATAACTTTAAAACATGAGTTAAATTTAGGAGATAAATTAGTTCTAGATACAACAGTTTATTCAAATGAAAATGAACTAGAAAGAGATGAAAATTGGGTAGGAGGTGCTAGAAGTCCAAGACCTGATTTTATAGGTACATTAAAAGGTGAAGTAAAAACAGTAGGACTTAATACAAAAGCTCAATCTAATATTGATGTATTAACAACTCTAAATACTTTTACTTATGGACTTACATATGATGAGCAAACAAGTAAAGTTTCTTGGAATGGAGCTAAATATGGAAAAGATGAAGAAGCAAAAGAAACAGCAATTTTTGTTGAAGATGCGATTGATTTTGATAATGGCTTGGTTATAACTCCAGGAGTTAGATATACAAACTATAAATTAGATAGTTCATATGGAGATATAAATGACAATGAATTTACTTATGGTTTAGCAGGAGAGTATGCTTTAAGTGAAACTGTTACATTACAAGCAAGTGGAACAACTCTTTATAAAGGTGTTCCAATGGTAGATGTTTTGGCTTCTGATAGAACTGTTATGACAGAAAGTGGAGATTTAAAAGCAGAAACAGGACTAAATAAAGAAGTTGGATTTACTTACTTAAATGATAATGTTCTAAATGCAGATAAAGTAGGTTTTTCATTTAAATATTTTAGAACAGATATTAAAGATGTTATTCAAGCTTGGGATGGAAATACTCCTATTATTTTTAATAATGGAGATTTAGAACTTAAAGGTTTTGAAGCAAGCTTTAAATTCATAAAAGGAGATGTTTCAACATTATTCGCACTTTCAAAATCTGATACAGAGTTTTCAGCAACACAAAAAGCATCAAATTATGAACAAGGTGACAAAGTTACTATTGGAATTGATTATAAAATCACTCCTTTAGTAGATGTTTCTTGGAACTCAATTTTTGTAAAAGGAAGTGGGGATGGAGTTGATTCACTAGAAAAATCTGGATATGGAGTACATGATGCTTCAATAAAATATATTCCTGAAATAAATAAGAATTTATCAGTTATAGCAGGAATTGATAATATTTTTGATAAAGAATATATAGCTCATACTTCAAGAAATGATTACTCAAGAGGAATATTTTTAGGTGATTATGAACCAGGAAGAAGTTATAAAGTAACATTGGCTTATAAATTCTAA
- a CDS encoding PepSY-associated TM helix domain-containing protein, producing MEKLNIKFLLRAHTIVGLFCIFLFYISSYFGSLTFFLPYISYWELPSKHIEKTVDYGFNIDNKLDEIINKYKLDDKNIEIIPPSFKDPRIKISTKDQSSIYLNPNTNEELDTFYEYTNVSEFFNELHFGENIPVIGQFLMGLASIGVLFLIFSAILLFLFNKKKIKEEKKSDKRFWIKWHKNLGLLVIPFLLIFALTGAFIGVMLFSSKPFVLSATDNKETNLRKVVAPIIFKQNELVKKSENIIEPLSLSLLQAFAKTNYENLVITNINIYNYKKDNSQTMFSGYLYDNRAITGNVNRVNIVLNSIDGTVFSKTNLEETHGIKKALSIFYFLHFMPDETFLIRVLFFILGLSLCVSLAFGYMIWAQKKLHNIGDFKWVNFLNRIILTIIFGSITCSSFLFFIHYLILNSFLEKDLIMKGMFYSLFFLLLLYSFWENKISRIIKINLYLSSFFFFFSIFIHGFQTNIFIWNSFIKNVDVVFYVDLVLISVSLILFVISKKIDLNFLSNFDYRRI from the coding sequence ATGGAAAAGTTAAATATAAAATTTCTTTTGCGCGCTCATACAATTGTAGGATTATTTTGTATATTTCTTTTTTATATTAGTTCTTACTTTGGCAGTTTGACATTTTTTTTACCTTATATTAGTTATTGGGAACTTCCTTCAAAACATATAGAAAAAACAGTTGATTATGGATTTAATATTGATAATAAATTAGATGAAATAATAAATAAATATAAATTAGATGATAAAAATATTGAAATAATTCCTCCAAGTTTTAAAGACCCTAGAATAAAAATATCAACAAAAGATCAATCTTCAATATATTTAAATCCAAATACAAATGAAGAATTAGATACTTTTTATGAATATACAAATGTAAGTGAGTTTTTCAATGAACTTCATTTTGGAGAAAATATTCCAGTAATTGGACAATTTTTAATGGGATTAGCCTCTATTGGAGTATTATTTCTGATTTTTAGTGCTATTTTACTTTTTTTATTTAATAAAAAGAAAATAAAAGAAGAAAAAAAATCAGATAAAAGATTTTGGATTAAATGGCATAAAAATTTAGGTTTATTGGTAATTCCTTTTTTATTGATATTTGCTTTAACAGGCGCTTTTATTGGAGTTATGTTATTTAGTTCGAAACCTTTTGTTTTAAGTGCAACAGATAATAAAGAAACTAATCTTAGAAAAGTAGTTGCACCAATCATTTTTAAACAAAATGAATTAGTAAAAAAGAGTGAAAATATAATTGAACCTTTAAGCCTTTCTTTATTGCAAGCTTTTGCGAAAACAAATTATGAAAACTTAGTGATTACAAACATAAATATTTACAACTATAAAAAAGATAATTCTCAAACGATGTTTAGTGGATATTTATATGATAATAGAGCAATAACAGGAAATGTGAATAGAGTAAATATAGTGTTAAATAGTATTGATGGAACAGTGTTTTCTAAAACAAATTTAGAAGAAACTCATGGTATAAAAAAAGCTTTATCTATTTTTTATTTTTTACATTTTATGCCTGATGAAACTTTCTTAATTAGAGTTTTATTTTTTATTTTAGGTTTATCTCTTTGTGTTTCTTTGGCATTTGGTTACATGATTTGGGCACAAAAGAAGTTACATAATATTGGAGATTTCAAATGGGTAAATTTTTTAAATAGAATAATTTTAACAATAATTTTTGGCTCAATTACTTGTAGTTCATTTCTATTTTTTATTCATTATTTAATCCTAAATAGTTTTCTTGAAAAAGATTTAATAATGAAAGGTATGTTCTATAGTTTATTTTTTTTATTACTTTTATATAGTTTTTGGGAAAATAAAATTTCAAGAATAATAAAGATAAATTTATACCTAAGTAGTTTTTTCTTTTTCTTTTCAATTTTTATACATGGATTTCAAACAAATATTTTTATTTGGAATAGCTTTATAAAAAATGTAGATGTAGTATTTTATGTAGATTTAGTTTTAATTTCAGTCTCTTTAATTCTATTTGTTATTTCAAAGAAAATAGATTTAAATTTTTTATCTAACTTTGATTATAGAAGGATTTAA